In Paenibacillus sonchi, the genomic stretch GGGGATATCAGCCGGTATATGCGGGCTTCCGGCGGGTATCTCACCCGGGAGGATTTTGCCGGTCACCAGGGGAACTGGGACGAGCCGGTATCGACGGACTACCACGGTTACGCGGTGTATCAGGTCCCGCCGAACTCCCAGGGCTTTACCGCACTGCTGGCGCTGAATATTCTGGAACACTTCAATTTTGGAGGCATCGCGCATGGCTCCTATGAATATTATCATCTGCTGGTGGAAGCGCTGAAGCTGAGCTTCCGCGACCGCGACCGGGTGCTCACCGATCCGGCCTTCAGCCGGATTCCGCTGGAGCAGCTCCTGGATAAACAGTATGCTTCGCTGCTGGCTGCATCGATTTCACCTGTGAAGGCAGCTGTGTTTAGCAGTGAACCGGTGGGCCGGGATACCGCTTATGCGGCGGTTGTGGATGATGAAGGCAACGCGGTCTCTTTCATTCAAAGCCTGTATTTTGAATTTGGTTCGGGCGTTGTGGCCGGAAATACAGGGATTCTGCTGCAGAACCGGGGTTCTTTCTTCTCCCTCGACCCTGGACATATCAATACGCTGGAGCCGCACAAGCGGACGTTCCATACGCTGATGCCGGCGATGGCCTGCCTTGACGGCAAGCCGGTCTATCTCTGGGGCACGCAGGGCGGCGAGGGCCAGCCGCAGACCCAGAGCCTGCTGCTGACCCGGATGCTGCATTACGGAATGGACCCGCAGGCGGCGGTAGACGCACCGCGTTTTGTCTGGGGCAGAACCTGGGGCGAGCCGACCCAGGAGCTGAAGGTGGAGCGCCGGGTTGCACCTGAGGTGCTGAGCAAGCTATCCGAAGCAGGACATCTGGTGCGCCCTGTGGGGGACTATGATGGAATTGTGGGCCATGCCCACGCCATTTCCATCGATGCCAACGGCTACCGCTGCGGAGGCACGGACCCGCGCTGCGATGGTGCAGCTATTGGCTGGT encodes the following:
- the ggt gene encoding gamma-glutamyltransferase, with protein sequence MTTGPVIGTKTMVVSPHYLASAAGARILQKGGNAFDAAVAVSAALAVVYPHMTGLGGDAFWLTYSAGEGRVRAYNGSGRSGYGVCRDCYAGEEAIPRRGVRSAITVPGMADSWSAVQRGYGRLTLGEVLEPAIGYAAGGFPLSPDQYGNSVLAGAALSPEAAAIYLPGGAVPAAGSRFVQRQLAASLRLLAEGGRDAFYKGQIAGDISRYMRASGGYLTREDFAGHQGNWDEPVSTDYHGYAVYQVPPNSQGFTALLALNILEHFNFGGIAHGSYEYYHLLVEALKLSFRDRDRVLTDPAFSRIPLEQLLDKQYASLLAASISPVKAAVFSSEPVGRDTAYAAVVDDEGNAVSFIQSLYFEFGSGVVAGNTGILLQNRGSFFSLDPGHINTLEPHKRTFHTLMPAMACLDGKPVYLWGTQGGEGQPQTQSLLLTRMLHYGMDPQAAVDAPRFVWGRTWGEPTQELKVERRVAPEVLSKLSEAGHLVRPVGDYDGIVGHAHAISIDANGYRCGGTDPRCDGAAIGW